In one Pseudomonas hydrolytica genomic region, the following are encoded:
- a CDS encoding DNA-3-methyladenine glycosylase I, translating to MRDYKWLHEFCLNRFGSAKALEAMLPQPRSDAELRALSDDRYLSLMSLRIFRAGLKHSLVDAKWPAFEEVFFGFDPEKVVLMGAERLENLMQDARLIRHLGKFKSVPRNAQFILDVRRERGSFGALIADWPASDIVGLWKYLAKHGNQLGGLSAPRFLRMVGKDTFVPTDDMVAALKAQDVIDKAPTSQKDLAEVQAAFNQWQAESGRPLCQLSVMLAHTVNH from the coding sequence ATGCGTGATTACAAGTGGCTGCACGAGTTCTGCCTCAACCGCTTCGGCTCGGCCAAGGCTCTGGAGGCCATGCTGCCGCAGCCGCGCAGCGATGCCGAACTGCGCGCGCTCTCCGATGACCGCTACCTGTCGCTGATGAGCCTGCGCATCTTTCGCGCCGGCCTCAAGCACAGCCTGGTGGACGCCAAGTGGCCGGCCTTCGAGGAAGTGTTCTTCGGCTTCGACCCGGAGAAGGTGGTGCTGATGGGCGCCGAGCGCCTGGAGAATTTGATGCAGGATGCGCGGCTGATCCGTCACCTGGGCAAGTTCAAGAGCGTGCCGCGCAATGCCCAGTTCATCCTCGACGTGCGCCGCGAGAGGGGCAGCTTTGGCGCACTGATCGCCGACTGGCCGGCCAGCGACATCGTCGGTCTGTGGAAGTACCTGGCCAAGCACGGCAACCAGCTGGGCGGGCTGTCGGCGCCGCGTTTTCTGCGCATGGTGGGCAAGGATACCTTCGTTCCCACCGACGACATGGTCGCCGCGCTCAAGGCGCAGGACGTCATCGACAAGGCGCCCACCAGTCAGAAGGACCTGGCCGAGGTGCAGGCGGCTTTCAATCAGTGGCAGGCCGAGAGCGGCCGGCCGCTGTGCCAGCTATCGGTGATGCTGGCGCACACGGTCAATCATTGA
- a CDS encoding YheU family protein: MLIPAHLLQADTLTALIEDFVTRDGTDNGDETPLETRVQRVRRALDKGEAVIVFDPDSQQCQLAMKRDVPREWLEALND; this comes from the coding sequence GTGCTGATTCCCGCCCACCTGCTGCAAGCCGACACCCTCACCGCCCTGATCGAAGACTTCGTCACCCGCGACGGCACCGACAACGGCGACGAGACCCCGCTGGAAACCCGCGTACAACGCGTGCGCCGCGCCCTGGACAAGGGCGAGGCGGTGATCGTCTTCGATCCGGACAGCCAGCAGTGCCAGCTGGCGATGAAGCGTGACGTGCCCAGGGAATGGCTGGAAGCGCTCAATGATTGA
- a CDS encoding hybrid sensor histidine kinase/response regulator, with protein MPRLCLALLLFWLASPSWALMPAPLDSDDLRLALGPYTGYYEDRDGSLSVEQVQALDDEAFVRLEGEHANLGKNASVWWFKVRMVNGLQHELGGYLEINYPLLDHLQVYLLTPDGSRLEQESGDRYAFSQRPVQVRNFWFPLQLQPGVSTLLVRVETTSTVFVPLFFSTYGASAAAQENLMGFNGAFYGVLFAMFCYNLFLYLSLREAAYFWYLTYNLNVGLLAACFDGMLFKLLPEHVAFQSVSIYILMYLHCLTAIQFSRHFLHARQYFPRLDTGLRLLMLACAGILVSVPLIGLTAWNILASVTVSLVSLALLLTGLYVWRRGVRYGSYYTLAWAIMLFAFIQATTGSLGLEVFGVFGATAVKIGVTIELITLSIGLADRINLLKEEGFQSRRAAEQAAFESQAKSRFLAKMSHEIRTPLNGVLGMLQLLRETPLDRSQRFYVDTISSSGSSLMAVINDILDYARIESGKLSLEQIEFDLEDMISETLSLFTGQALDKRLRLYVSLEGGVPRRIQGDPTRLKQVLMNLLSNALKFTAEGHVAVSVSRRSDSHGQPHLVFAVSDSGIGISEQALAKLFESFAQGDSSTTRRYGGSGLGLAISKELVEMMGGRIEVQSTPGQGTRFAFDIPLLEAPEAPDDLARLLAGRTALLASLDGLGLDALSRLLGRWGMRTERCQTPERLQDYLEDFTAPPLLVLMAPWPGSVNHWLESLRPMLQLQQRVLLVCPPEACQQLPESKGLRLQHLAQPLAINALRQALTGLYEEPRAQVHHLVREVRSDKGDAPCILVAEDNPVNQLVVQGFLKKRGYSVRLVTDGQAAVDEYSRDPAAVQLILMDCEMPVMDGFEATRQIRRLEHSQQLGAVPIIALTAHILDEHRQHGMEAGMDDFLGKPLDSKLLYSTLERFLKLHSA; from the coding sequence ATGCCTCGTCTATGTCTGGCTTTGCTGCTGTTCTGGCTTGCCTCGCCAAGCTGGGCGCTGATGCCTGCGCCGCTCGATAGCGACGATCTGCGCCTCGCGCTGGGCCCCTATACCGGCTATTACGAAGACCGCGACGGCAGCCTGAGCGTCGAGCAGGTGCAGGCGCTGGACGACGAAGCCTTCGTGCGCCTGGAGGGCGAACACGCCAACCTGGGCAAGAACGCCTCGGTCTGGTGGTTCAAGGTACGCATGGTCAACGGCTTGCAGCACGAACTGGGCGGCTACCTGGAAATCAACTACCCGCTGCTCGACCATCTGCAGGTATATCTCCTCACTCCCGATGGCAGCCGCCTGGAGCAGGAGAGCGGCGACCGCTATGCCTTCTCCCAGCGCCCGGTGCAGGTGCGCAATTTCTGGTTCCCGCTGCAACTGCAGCCGGGCGTCAGCACCCTGCTGGTGCGGGTGGAGACCACCAGCACGGTATTCGTGCCGCTGTTCTTCAGTACCTACGGCGCCAGTGCCGCCGCCCAGGAAAACCTCATGGGCTTCAACGGCGCGTTCTATGGCGTGCTGTTCGCCATGTTCTGCTACAACCTGTTCCTCTACCTGTCGCTTCGCGAAGCCGCCTATTTCTGGTACCTGACCTACAACCTCAACGTCGGTCTGCTGGCCGCCTGCTTCGACGGCATGCTGTTCAAGCTGCTGCCCGAGCATGTGGCCTTCCAGTCGGTGAGCATCTACATCCTGATGTACCTGCACTGCCTCACCGCCATCCAGTTCAGCCGCCACTTCCTGCACGCGCGCCAGTACTTTCCGCGCCTGGACACCGGCCTGCGCCTGCTGATGCTGGCCTGCGCCGGCATTCTCGTTTCGGTACCGCTGATCGGCCTGACCGCCTGGAACATCCTGGCCAGCGTCACCGTCTCCCTGGTTTCCCTGGCCCTGCTGCTCACCGGCCTCTACGTCTGGCGCCGTGGCGTGCGCTACGGCTCCTACTACACCCTGGCCTGGGCAATCATGCTGTTCGCCTTCATCCAGGCCACCACCGGCTCGCTGGGCCTGGAGGTCTTCGGCGTGTTCGGCGCCACGGCGGTGAAGATCGGCGTGACCATCGAGCTGATCACCCTGTCCATCGGCCTGGCCGACCGCATCAACCTGCTCAAGGAAGAGGGTTTCCAGTCGCGCCGCGCGGCCGAACAGGCGGCGTTCGAAAGCCAGGCCAAAAGCCGCTTCCTGGCCAAGATGAGCCACGAGATCCGCACCCCGCTCAACGGCGTGCTGGGCATGCTGCAGCTGCTGCGCGAAACGCCGCTGGACCGCAGCCAGCGCTTCTACGTCGACACCATCTCCAGCTCCGGCAGCTCGCTGATGGCGGTGATCAACGACATCCTCGACTACGCCCGCATCGAGTCCGGCAAGCTCAGCCTGGAACAGATCGAGTTCGATCTCGAGGACATGATCTCCGAGACCCTCAGCCTGTTCACCGGCCAGGCGCTGGACAAGCGCCTGCGCCTCTACGTCAGCCTCGAGGGCGGTGTGCCGCGGCGCATCCAGGGTGACCCGACGCGGCTCAAGCAGGTGCTGATGAACCTGCTCAGCAATGCCTTGAAGTTCACCGCCGAGGGCCATGTGGCGGTCAGCGTCAGCCGCCGCAGCGACAGCCATGGCCAGCCGCACCTGGTGTTCGCCGTCAGCGACAGCGGCATCGGCATCAGCGAGCAGGCCCTGGCCAAGCTGTTCGAATCCTTCGCCCAGGGCGACTCCAGCACCACCCGTCGCTACGGCGGCAGCGGTCTGGGCCTGGCCATCAGCAAGGAGCTGGTGGAGATGATGGGCGGCCGTATCGAGGTGCAGAGCACCCCGGGCCAGGGCACCCGCTTCGCCTTCGACATCCCCCTGCTCGAAGCGCCTGAAGCGCCCGACGACCTTGCCCGCCTGCTCGCCGGACGCACGGCCCTGCTCGCCTCGCTCGACGGCCTGGGCCTGGACGCCCTGAGTCGCCTGCTGGGCCGCTGGGGCATGCGCACCGAACGCTGCCAGACGCCCGAACGTCTGCAGGACTACCTGGAGGATTTCACCGCGCCGCCATTGCTGGTACTGATGGCGCCCTGGCCCGGCAGCGTCAACCACTGGCTCGAGTCGCTGCGCCCGATGCTGCAACTGCAGCAGCGCGTGCTGCTGGTGTGCCCGCCCGAGGCCTGTCAGCAACTGCCCGAGAGCAAGGGCCTGCGCCTGCAGCACCTGGCCCAGCCGCTGGCGATCAACGCCCTGCGCCAGGCCCTGACCGGGCTGTACGAAGAACCCAGAGCACAGGTACATCACTTGGTAAGAGAAGTACGCAGCGACAAGGGCGACGCCCCCTGCATCCTCGTCGCCGAAGACAACCCGGTTAATCAGCTGGTGGTGCAGGGCTTCCTGAAGAAACGCGGCTACAGCGTGCGCCTGGTGACCGACGGCCAGGCCGCGGTGGACGAATACAGTCGCGACCCCGCCGCCGTTCAGCTGATCCTGATGGATTGCGAAATGCCGGTGATGGACGGTTTCGAAGCCACCCGGCAGATCCGCCGCCTGGAACACAGCCAGCAACTCGGTGCCGTGCCCATCATCGCCCTGACCGCGCATATCCTCGACGAACACCGTCAGCACGGCATGGAAGCCGGCATGGACGACTTCCTCGGCAAGCCGCTGGACAGCAAGCTGCTCTACAGCACCCTGGAGCGCTTTCTCAAGCTGCACAGCGCCTGA
- a CDS encoding osmoprotectant NAGGN system M42 family peptidase yields the protein MQQIPEPDLDYMQKVLLEMLAIPSPTGFTDTIVRYVAERLEELEIPFELTRRGTIRATLRGRQSEYERFDRAVSAHLDTIGAIVREIKDNGRLGLAPVGCWSSRFAEGSRVSLFTDHGVIRGSVLPLMASGHAFNTAVDTLPVSWDHVELRLDAYCATRADCDALGISVGDFVAFDPLPEFSESGHISARHLDDKAGVAALLASLKAIHDHGLQPLIDCHPLFTITEEVGSGAAAALPWDVSEFVGIDIAPVAPGQQSNEHAVSVAMQDSGGPYDYHLSRQLLRLAAEQEVPVRRDLFRYYHSDAQSAVAAGHDIRTALLAFGCDATHGYERTHIDSLKALSRLLTAYMMSPPVFASDAQPAQGSLERFSHQLEHDAQMESETRVPPVDSLLGQHDRDA from the coding sequence ATGCAACAGATACCCGAACCCGACCTCGACTATATGCAGAAGGTACTGCTGGAGATGCTCGCCATCCCCAGCCCCACCGGTTTCACCGACACCATCGTGCGCTACGTCGCCGAGCGCCTCGAAGAGCTGGAAATTCCCTTCGAGCTGACCCGCCGCGGCACCATCCGCGCCACCCTGCGCGGTCGTCAGAGCGAGTACGAACGCTTCGATCGTGCGGTTTCCGCGCACCTGGACACCATCGGCGCCATCGTCCGCGAGATCAAGGACAACGGCCGCCTCGGCCTGGCCCCCGTGGGCTGCTGGTCGAGCCGTTTCGCCGAGGGCAGCCGGGTCAGCCTGTTCACCGACCACGGTGTGATCCGCGGCAGCGTGCTGCCACTGATGGCCTCCGGGCACGCCTTCAATACCGCGGTCGACACCCTGCCGGTGAGCTGGGATCACGTCGAACTGCGCCTGGATGCCTACTGCGCCACCCGCGCCGACTGCGACGCCCTGGGCATATCGGTGGGCGATTTCGTCGCCTTCGACCCGCTGCCGGAGTTTTCCGAAAGCGGCCACATCAGCGCCCGCCACCTCGACGACAAGGCCGGCGTCGCCGCCCTGCTGGCCTCGCTCAAGGCGATTCACGATCACGGCCTGCAACCGCTGATCGATTGCCACCCGCTGTTCACCATCACCGAGGAAGTCGGCTCCGGCGCCGCCGCCGCCCTGCCCTGGGACGTCAGCGAGTTCGTCGGCATCGACATCGCCCCGGTCGCCCCCGGCCAGCAATCGAACGAGCATGCCGTCAGCGTGGCCATGCAGGATTCGGGCGGGCCCTATGACTATCATCTGTCGCGCCAGTTGCTGCGCCTGGCCGCTGAGCAGGAAGTGCCGGTGCGGCGCGACCTGTTCCGCTACTACCACAGCGACGCGCAGTCGGCGGTGGCCGCCGGCCACGATATCCGTACCGCGCTGCTGGCCTTCGGCTGCGACGCCACCCATGGCTACGAGCGCACCCATATCGACAGCCTCAAGGCCCTCAGCCGCCTGCTCACCGCCTACATGATGAGCCCGCCGGTATTCGCCAGCGATGCCCAGCCGGCGCAAGGTTCGCTGGAGCGCTTCAGCCATCAGCTTGAGCACGATGCGCAGATGGAAAGCGAGACACGCGTTCCACCTGTGGACAGTCTGCTCGGCCAGCACGATCGGGACGCTTGA
- the ngg gene encoding N-acetylglutaminylglutamine synthetase, producing the protein MRSTAYNQRLLRGQTPSYERLQARLAEDHASQPSQPQAIHCGWGRLLIGHTYPDATALAEALLAEQPGERDIALYVAAPHQVLAHAPQQLFLDPSDTLRLWFSDYRPARRIFRGFRIRRAQNDADWQAINCLYQTRNMLPIDPAKLTPYNEGGPTYWLAEDENSGAVVGSVMGLNHQRAFRDPENGSSLWCLAVAPQCSRPGVGEALVRHLIEHCMSRGLSYLDLSVLHDNRQAKKLYAKLGFRELQTFSLKRKNGINQTLFLGPGPQAELNPYARIIVDEALRRGIEVQVDDAEAGLFTLSHGGRRIRCRESLCDLTSAVSMTLCQDKRLTHRALSRAGLSVPAQRLAGNAEDNAAFLAEHGSVVVKPVDGEQGQGVAVDLRTPGEVQEAIERARVFDQRVLLESYHAGHDLRVLVIGYEVVAAAIRRPAEIIGDGRHSIGELIDAQSRRRQAATGGESRIPKDAETLRTLHGAGLDYDSVLPASQRLAVRKTANLHTGGTLEDVTATLHPALRDAAIKAARTLEIPVVGLDLLVPAADQPDYVFIEANERAGLANHEPQPTAERFVDLLFPLSQVTG; encoded by the coding sequence ATGCGCTCCACTGCCTACAACCAACGCCTCCTGCGCGGCCAGACGCCCTCCTACGAACGCCTGCAGGCGCGCCTGGCCGAGGATCACGCCAGCCAGCCGAGCCAGCCGCAGGCCATTCATTGCGGCTGGGGCCGCCTGCTGATCGGCCACACCTACCCCGATGCCACGGCCCTGGCCGAAGCCCTGCTGGCCGAGCAACCCGGCGAGCGCGATATCGCGCTCTACGTCGCGGCCCCGCATCAGGTGCTGGCGCATGCCCCCCAGCAGCTGTTCCTCGACCCTTCCGACACCCTGCGCCTGTGGTTCAGCGACTACCGTCCGGCACGCCGCATCTTCCGCGGCTTTCGCATTCGCCGCGCGCAGAACGACGCGGACTGGCAGGCGATCAACTGCCTGTACCAGACCCGCAACATGCTGCCGATCGATCCGGCCAAGCTGACCCCCTACAACGAAGGCGGCCCCACCTACTGGCTGGCCGAGGACGAGAACAGCGGCGCGGTGGTCGGCAGCGTCATGGGCCTGAACCATCAGCGCGCCTTCCGCGACCCGGAGAATGGCAGCAGCCTCTGGTGCCTGGCGGTAGCGCCGCAGTGCAGCCGCCCCGGTGTCGGCGAGGCGCTGGTGCGCCACCTGATCGAGCACTGCATGAGCCGCGGCCTGAGCTACCTCGACCTATCGGTATTGCACGACAACCGCCAGGCCAAGAAGCTCTACGCCAAGCTGGGCTTTCGCGAGCTGCAGACCTTCAGCCTCAAGCGCAAGAACGGCATCAACCAGACCCTGTTCCTCGGCCCCGGCCCGCAGGCCGAACTCAACCCCTATGCCCGCATCATCGTCGACGAGGCGCTGCGCCGTGGCATCGAGGTACAAGTGGACGACGCCGAAGCCGGGCTGTTCACCCTCAGCCATGGGGGCCGACGCATTCGCTGCCGCGAATCGCTGTGCGACCTCACCAGCGCGGTGAGCATGACCCTGTGCCAGGACAAGCGCCTGACCCACCGCGCCCTGTCGCGCGCCGGGCTCAGCGTGCCGGCGCAGCGTCTGGCGGGCAACGCCGAGGACAACGCCGCCTTCCTCGCCGAACACGGCTCGGTGGTGGTCAAGCCGGTGGACGGCGAACAGGGCCAGGGGGTGGCGGTCGATCTGCGCACCCCGGGCGAGGTGCAGGAAGCCATCGAACGCGCGCGCGTGTTCGACCAGCGTGTGCTGCTGGAGAGCTACCACGCCGGTCACGACCTGCGCGTGCTGGTGATCGGCTACGAAGTGGTGGCCGCCGCGATCCGCCGTCCGGCCGAGATCATCGGCGATGGCCGCCACAGCATCGGCGAGCTGATCGACGCGCAGAGCCGTCGCCGCCAGGCCGCCACCGGCGGCGAAAGCCGCATTCCCAAGGACGCCGAGACCCTGCGCACGCTGCACGGCGCCGGTCTCGACTACGACAGCGTACTGCCGGCCAGCCAGCGCCTGGCCGTGCGCAAGACCGCCAACCTGCATACCGGCGGCACCCTGGAGGACGTTACCGCGACCCTCCACCCGGCGCTGCGCGACGCCGCCATCAAGGCGGCGCGCACCCTGGAAATCCCGGTGGTCGGCCTCGACCTGCTGGTGCCCGCCGCCGATCAGCCCGATTACGTGTTCATCGAGGCCAACGAACGCGCCGGCCTGGCCAACCACGAACCGCAGCCGACAGCCGAGCGTTTCGTCGACCTGCTGTTCCCGCTGAGCCAGGTGACTGGCTGA
- a CDS encoding N-acetylglutaminylglutamine amidotransferase, with protein sequence MCGIAGELRFDRRPADLAAVERITHHLAPRGPDAHGFHSQGPIALGHRRLKIMDLAEASGQPMIDSDLGLSMVFNGAIYNYPELRTELETLGYRFFSGGDTEVLLKGYHAWGEKLLPKLNGMFAFAVWERDKQSLFIARDRLGVKPLYLSRTGERLRFASSLPALLQGGDIAKTLDAVALNHYLNFHAVVPAPRTILAGVEKLPPATWMRIDADGRTEQHRWWSLEFGPRGEEAGYSFEDWREQVLSTMREAVAIRQRAAVDVGVLLSGGVDSSMLVGLLREAGVENLLTFSIGFQDAGGERGDEFQYSDLIARHFATRHHQLRIGEHEIIEQLPQAFRAMSEPMVSHDCIAFYLLSREVAKHCKVVQSGQGADELFAGYHWYPLVDGADDAFAAYRAAFFDREHDEYAACVRPAWLTGDMAGEFVREHFAQPGADAAVDKALRLDSTVMLVDDPVKRVDNMTMAWGLEARTPFLDYRVAELSARIPARFKLPEGGKYVLKEAARQVIPGEVIDRPKGYFPVPGLKHLEGATLGWVRDLLLDPSQDRGLFNPTMLDQLLTNPQNQLTPLRGSKLWQLAALNLWLSEQGL encoded by the coding sequence ATGTGCGGAATAGCAGGAGAACTACGTTTTGATCGACGCCCCGCGGATCTGGCGGCTGTCGAACGCATCACCCACCACCTGGCCCCGCGCGGCCCAGACGCCCATGGCTTTCACAGCCAGGGCCCCATCGCCCTCGGCCACCGCCGCCTGAAGATCATGGACCTAGCGGAAGCCTCGGGCCAGCCGATGATCGACAGCGATCTCGGCCTGTCCATGGTGTTCAACGGCGCCATCTACAACTACCCCGAGCTGCGTACCGAACTGGAGACGCTGGGCTATCGCTTCTTCTCCGGTGGCGACACCGAAGTGCTGCTCAAGGGCTATCACGCCTGGGGCGAAAAGCTGCTGCCCAAGCTCAACGGCATGTTCGCCTTCGCCGTGTGGGAGCGCGACAAGCAGAGCCTGTTCATCGCCCGCGACCGCCTCGGCGTCAAGCCGCTGTACCTGTCGCGCACCGGCGAGCGCCTGCGCTTCGCTTCCTCGCTGCCGGCCCTGCTGCAAGGCGGCGACATCGCCAAGACGCTGGACGCCGTGGCGCTGAACCATTACCTGAATTTCCATGCCGTGGTGCCGGCGCCGCGCACCATCCTCGCCGGCGTGGAGAAACTGCCACCCGCCACCTGGATGCGCATCGACGCCGATGGCAGGACCGAGCAGCACCGCTGGTGGTCGCTCGAGTTCGGCCCGCGAGGCGAGGAAGCCGGCTACAGCTTCGAGGACTGGCGCGAACAGGTGCTGAGCACCATGCGCGAAGCGGTCGCCATCCGCCAGCGCGCCGCGGTGGACGTCGGTGTGCTGCTCTCCGGCGGCGTCGATTCGAGCATGCTGGTCGGCCTGCTGCGCGAAGCCGGCGTGGAGAACCTGCTGACCTTCTCCATCGGCTTTCAGGATGCCGGCGGCGAGCGTGGCGACGAATTCCAGTATTCGGATCTGATCGCCCGTCACTTCGCCACCCGTCATCACCAGCTGCGCATCGGCGAGCACGAGATTATCGAGCAGTTGCCGCAGGCCTTCCGCGCCATGAGCGAGCCGATGGTCAGCCACGACTGCATCGCCTTCTACCTGCTCTCGCGTGAAGTGGCCAAGCACTGCAAGGTGGTGCAGAGCGGCCAGGGCGCCGACGAGCTGTTCGCCGGTTACCACTGGTACCCGCTGGTCGACGGCGCCGATGACGCCTTCGCCGCCTACCGCGCCGCCTTCTTCGACCGCGAGCATGACGAGTATGCCGCCTGCGTGCGCCCGGCCTGGCTCACCGGCGACATGGCCGGCGAGTTCGTCCGCGAGCATTTCGCCCAACCCGGCGCCGATGCGGCGGTGGACAAGGCGCTGCGCCTGGACAGCACGGTGATGCTGGTGGACGACCCGGTCAAGCGCGTGGACAACATGACCATGGCCTGGGGCCTGGAAGCGCGCACGCCGTTCCTCGACTACCGCGTGGCCGAGCTGTCGGCGCGCATTCCGGCGCGCTTCAAGCTGCCCGAGGGAGGCAAGTACGTGCTCAAGGAGGCGGCGCGCCAGGTGATCCCCGGCGAGGTGATCGACCGCCCCAAAGGCTACTTCCCGGTACCGGGTCTCAAGCATCTGGAAGGTGCCACCCTCGGCTGGGTGCGCGATCTGCTGCTCGATCCCAGCCAGGATCGCGGCCTGTTCAACCCGACCATGCTCGACCAGTTGCTGACCAACCCGCAAAACCAGCTGACGCCGCTGCGCGGTTCCAAGCTATGGCAGCTGGCGGCGCTCAACCTGTGGCTGAGCGAACAGGGTCTGTAA
- a CDS encoding MarR family winged helix-turn-helix transcriptional regulator: MTDKKVPTEIDLSSVLAFEMPLFQALRRLQQAGEVHAKRLARFGGLTPMQLMVLQVLASEARLTASVLSNRVSLTAATLSGLLDRLEERGLLQRQRDDEDRRRQWLLISDAGRELIQQAPSLMPPEFNRGFAALADWERHSLTAALLRAAELCGEMD; this comes from the coding sequence ATGACAGATAAAAAAGTTCCTACTGAAATTGATTTGTCATCTGTGCTGGCGTTCGAGATGCCGCTTTTTCAGGCATTGCGGCGGCTGCAGCAGGCAGGTGAGGTGCACGCCAAGCGCCTGGCCCGTTTTGGCGGGCTGACCCCCATGCAGCTGATGGTGCTGCAGGTGCTGGCCAGCGAGGCGCGCCTGACCGCAAGCGTGCTGAGCAACCGGGTCAGCCTGACCGCGGCGACGCTGTCCGGGCTGCTCGACCGCCTCGAGGAGCGCGGCCTGCTGCAGCGTCAGCGCGATGACGAGGACCGCCGGCGCCAATGGCTGCTGATCAGCGATGCCGGGCGAGAATTGATCCAGCAGGCGCCGTCGCTGATGCCGCCGGAATTCAACCGTGGTTTCGCCGCATTGGCCGACTGGGAGCGCCACAGCCTGACGGCGGCCTTATTGAGAGCGGCCGAGTTGTGTGGCGAGATGGATTGA
- a CDS encoding AraC family transcriptional regulator: MKAPRVRLGDLSVGFTQALAAALREHGHDPQALLEQFGLDAARLSEPRARLSIPRFMRLGHSAIALCKDPALGLDMGRHSRLSQIGLAGVCAAQAPTLREAARALTRFEALYAANYRGSSGLDEDARGAWLHFYSISPYNAYNHFVVDSVLAGWQVNLGQVAGRPVTVEKVEIEFPAPAYAERYEALFGCPVEFEAGANRLRLSAESLALRNPDHCPGTWHHLLELCERELDQLTRTRSLRERVIQLLGPLLHGREPDLQEVAGQLQLPAWTLRRKLAEEGTQFRAILNDTRRDLATAYIRDTELAFGEIAYLLGFASAEAFQRAFKRWLGQTPGDYRRAQRRASGEAQSSVASSTS; this comes from the coding sequence ATGAAAGCCCCACGCGTTCGCCTCGGCGACCTATCCGTCGGCTTCACGCAGGCATTGGCGGCAGCCCTGCGCGAGCATGGCCATGACCCGCAAGCGCTGCTGGAACAGTTCGGCCTGGATGCCGCACGCCTGAGCGAGCCGCGGGCACGCCTGTCGATTCCGCGCTTCATGCGCCTTGGCCACAGCGCCATCGCCCTGTGCAAGGACCCGGCGCTGGGCCTGGACATGGGCCGCCACAGCCGCCTGAGCCAGATCGGCCTGGCCGGCGTGTGCGCCGCCCAGGCGCCGACGCTGCGCGAAGCGGCGCGCGCCCTGACCCGTTTCGAAGCGCTGTACGCAGCCAACTACCGCGGCAGCTCGGGCCTGGACGAGGATGCCCGTGGCGCCTGGCTGCACTTCTATTCCATCAGCCCGTACAACGCCTACAACCACTTCGTCGTCGACTCGGTGCTGGCCGGCTGGCAGGTCAATCTCGGCCAGGTGGCCGGCCGCCCGGTTACCGTGGAAAAAGTGGAAATCGAATTTCCCGCGCCTGCCTACGCCGAACGCTACGAGGCCCTGTTCGGCTGTCCGGTGGAATTCGAGGCCGGCGCCAACCGCCTGCGCCTGAGCGCTGAGAGCCTGGCGCTGCGCAATCCGGACCATTGCCCAGGCACCTGGCACCACTTGCTGGAGTTGTGCGAACGCGAGCTGGATCAGCTGACCCGCACCCGCAGCCTGCGCGAACGGGTGATCCAGCTGCTCGGCCCGCTGCTGCACGGTCGCGAGCCGGATCTGCAGGAAGTGGCCGGACAGCTGCAATTACCGGCCTGGACGCTACGGCGCAAGCTGGCCGAGGAAGGCACGCAGTTTCGCGCCATCCTCAACGATACCCGCCGCGATCTGGCCACGGCCTATATCCGCGACACCGAACTGGCGTTCGGCGAGATCGCCTACCTGCTCGGCTTCGCCTCGGCCGAGGCCTTCCAGCGCGCGTTCAAGCGCTGGCTCGGACAGACGCCGGGCGACTATCGCCGCGCGCAGCGCAGGGCCAGCGGTGAAGCTCAGAGCTCGGTGGCGTCATCCACGTCCTGA